From a region of the Fischerella sp. JS2 genome:
- a CDS encoding AIM24 family protein produces the protein MQYQIKILEPTDLWYLQNNINKETNKYYHPTKDIPFAQQVEIKLENSGVIIQKGSLHRCIGKLNYGIYKTDNRLKDMWVALRTEIDYNAPVYQGTGTVYLEPRQKGYFLHYTCIDLSEREQWEFDDGVFQFCSNNVVIGAKRLKFRQIAGSNDGKWRLAIKALPGQISRVVAGTTTPARVIELSKGEILIADYDIVKGYTNGIEEDYRKLGHFGKGGGEGFVWMYSGEGKLLVTENDGIGLD, from the coding sequence ATGCAATATCAAATTAAGATTCTAGAACCAACAGATTTATGGTATTTACAGAACAACATTAATAAAGAAACTAACAAATATTACCATCCCACAAAAGATATTCCATTTGCTCAGCAAGTAGAAATCAAACTAGAAAACTCTGGAGTTATCATTCAAAAAGGGTCATTACACAGATGCATCGGTAAATTAAATTATGGTATTTACAAAACTGATAACCGTTTGAAAGATATGTGGGTAGCCTTGCGAACGGAGATTGACTACAACGCACCTGTGTATCAAGGTACTGGTACGGTTTATCTTGAGCCTAGACAAAAAGGTTATTTTTTACATTACACCTGTATCGATCTATCAGAGCGGGAGCAATGGGAATTTGATGATGGGGTCTTTCAGTTTTGTTCTAATAATGTAGTTATCGGAGCAAAAAGATTGAAGTTCCGACAAATCGCAGGCTCTAATGATGGAAAATGGAGGCTGGCGATCAAAGCTTTACCCGGACAAATTTCTCGTGTCGTGGCAGGTACTACAACACCTGCGAGAGTGATTGAACTCAGCAAAGGAGAAATTTTGATTGCTGACTATGACATAGTGAAAGGATACACAAACGGTATCGAAGAAGATTATCGCAAATTAGGTCATTTTGGCAAAGGTGGTGGAGAGGGTTTTGTCTGGATGTATAGCGGTGAAGGGAAATTACTGGTGACTGAAAATGACGGTATAGGACTAGATTAA